Part of the Pseudomonas sp. ADAK13 genome is shown below.
ATGGGTTGCATACCGACCTTGGGCATCGTGCACCTCTCCTTAGGCCTGCCAACGGGCGATAAACGTCCGTCGGCTTGTGGGCCAGTCTATTTTGTTTTGATTGAACGTTCAATCAACAAAGAATAAGATCTGCGACAAATGGTCGCTGCCTACAGGTATTTCCTACGTGTATGTGGCGCCACCTGACATCGGGAAAACCCATGAAACAGCCCGGCACAGCGGTTCGCCGTGGGTTCATGGTTTTTCGGGGTGTCTTTATACACCCGTCCGTCGACTGCCGAAAAATCGATGGCTCGGGTCATGCGTTGCCTTGTGTTTCTCTGCACTGCCCGGAGCATCTGTGCCATGAGTTCTGCCTCTCTTATAAAGACCCCGCCAGAAAAGGTGCGGGTCAACGGTTGGGTGTTCTACACCTCCACCGCGCTGATTCTGTTGTTGACCGCGATTCTGATCATCGCCCCGCAGGAAGCCGGCAGGATGCTCGGTGTGGCCCAAGCCTGGTTGTCGAAAAGCTTTGGCTGGTACTACATGGTCGTGATCGCCGCCTACCTGGTGTTTGTGGTGGGCCTGGCGTTTTCGTCCTACGGTAAATTGAAACTGGGCAGCAAGGACGACACCCCGGACTTCAGCTACGGCGCGTGGGCCGGCATGCTCTTCTCGTCGGGCATCGGCATCTCGCTGCTGTACTTCGGCGCGTCCGAGCCGCTGGACCACTACTTCAACCCGCCTGAAGGCGCGTCGGCCACCGGCGAAGCCGCACGGCAGGCGCTGCAACTGACGTTCCTGCACTGGGGCCTGCACGGCTGGGCGATCTACGCTCTGGTGGGCCTGGCCGTGGCGTACTTTGCCTACCGTCATAACCAGCCGCTGGCCTTGCGCTCGGCGCTGTACCCGCTGGTGGGCGAGCGTTGGGTGAAAGGCGCAGCCGGTCACGCAGTGGACGGCTTCGGCATGTTCGTGACCCTGCTGGGCCTGGTGACGAACCTGGGGATTGGTTCGATGCAGGTGTCGTCCGGGTTGGAAAACCTGTTCGGCATGCAGCACAGCAACACCAACCTGCTGATTGTGATCATCGTGATGAGCACCGTGGCGACCATCGCTGCCGTGTCGGGTGTGGAAAACGGCATTCGCCGCCTGTCCAACCTGAACATCGTGCTGTTCAGCGGCCTGCTGATTTTCGTGCTGCTGTTTGGCCCGACCCTGCACTTGCTCAACGGCTTCGTGCAGAACATCGGCGACTACATGAACGGCATCATGCTGAAAACCTTCGACCTGTATGTGTACGAAGGCGACGCCGACAAGACCGAGCGCTGGATGGGCCTGTGGACTCTGTTCTACTGGGCCTGGTGGATTTCCTGGGCGCCATTCGTGGGCATGTTCATCGCGCGTATTTCCCGTGGTCGCACGGTGCGTGAACTGGTGGCCGGCGTGCTGCTGATTCCGCTGGGCTTCACCCTGGCGTGGCTGTCGATCTTCGGCAACTCGGCCCTGGACCTGGTGGTCAACCATGGTGCGGTGGAGTTGGGCAAGACGGCGCTGGAACAGCCGTCCATGGCGATCTACCAACTGCTGGAGCATTACCCGGCGTCGAAGATCGTGATCGGTGTGTCGATCTTTGTGGGCTTCGTGCTGTTCCTGACCCCGGCGGATTCCGGCGCGGTGATGATGGCGAACCTTTCCTGCAAGGGCGGCAACGTTGACGAAGACGCGCCGCACTGGCTGCGGATTTTCTGGTCCGCCGTGATTACCCTGGTGACCATCGGCCTGTTGTTCGCCGGTAACTTTGAGGCCATGCAAACCATGGTGGTGCTGGCGGGCCTGCCGTTTTCGGTGGTGCTGATTTTCTTCATGTTCGGCCTGCACAAGGCGATGCGCCAGGACGTGGCCATCGAGCTGGAACAGGCGCAACTGGCCGAACGAGGGCGTCGTGGTTTCAGCGAGCGCCTGACCGCCCTGGACCTGCAACCGAGCCAGGGTACCGTGCAGCGCTTTATGGACAAGCACGTCACGCCGGCGCTGGAAGAAGCGGCAACTGCGTTGCGTGATCAGGGGCTGGAAGTGCAAACCTTGCTGGGCAAATCCAAGCGCTGCATTGGTGTGCGCATCGAGATGGAAGAGGGGAATCCGTTTGTCTACGAGGTGAGCCTGGATGCTTATTCGTCGGCACCGAACGATTTGCCCGAGGAAGAGCGCACGCGCTACTACCGCGCCGAGGTTTACCTGCACAACGGGCCTCAGGAATACGACCTGATGGGCTTCACCCAGGAGCAGATCACCCGGGACGTGCTCGATCAGTTTGAAAGCCATCGGCAGCTCCTTGGCCGTGTCTATAGCTGAGTGTTGAAAGGAGCGGTGCCTTCACTGGCGCCGCTGTTCCAAGGTTGGAATGGGGTCAAATGTGGGAGCTGGCTTGCCTGCGATTGCAGTGGTGAATTCACTGCAGCTATCGCAGGCAAGCCAGCTC
Proteins encoded:
- the betT gene encoding choline BCCT transporter BetT, which gives rise to MSSASLIKTPPEKVRVNGWVFYTSTALILLLTAILIIAPQEAGRMLGVAQAWLSKSFGWYYMVVIAAYLVFVVGLAFSSYGKLKLGSKDDTPDFSYGAWAGMLFSSGIGISLLYFGASEPLDHYFNPPEGASATGEAARQALQLTFLHWGLHGWAIYALVGLAVAYFAYRHNQPLALRSALYPLVGERWVKGAAGHAVDGFGMFVTLLGLVTNLGIGSMQVSSGLENLFGMQHSNTNLLIVIIVMSTVATIAAVSGVENGIRRLSNLNIVLFSGLLIFVLLFGPTLHLLNGFVQNIGDYMNGIMLKTFDLYVYEGDADKTERWMGLWTLFYWAWWISWAPFVGMFIARISRGRTVRELVAGVLLIPLGFTLAWLSIFGNSALDLVVNHGAVELGKTALEQPSMAIYQLLEHYPASKIVIGVSIFVGFVLFLTPADSGAVMMANLSCKGGNVDEDAPHWLRIFWSAVITLVTIGLLFAGNFEAMQTMVVLAGLPFSVVLIFFMFGLHKAMRQDVAIELEQAQLAERGRRGFSERLTALDLQPSQGTVQRFMDKHVTPALEEAATALRDQGLEVQTLLGKSKRCIGVRIEMEEGNPFVYEVSLDAYSSAPNDLPEEERTRYYRAEVYLHNGPQEYDLMGFTQEQITRDVLDQFESHRQLLGRVYS